A segment of the Aureliella helgolandensis genome:
CGTCGTTGCCGACGAATTGCTGCCCAGCCAAGTCGTGATGTTGGGCGATAGTACGGTGCATGGGATCGTTACCCAAGCGGGGAGTCAGACCAGTCATGCGGCGATCATCGCCCGTAGCCGTGGTATTCCTGCGGTGAGTGGCGTGGCCGGAGTTTTGCGTCAAACCAAGACCGGCGACGTGATCATCGTGGATGGCCGTGAGGGGCACGTGATCGTCAATCCCGATCCCGAAGTCCTAACCGCGTACCGCAAGCTCGAGCGTGAATTCTTCGATTTGCGAGATCAGCTGGCAGACAATCGCGACTTGCCCGCTCGCACTAAAGATGGGCAGGCATTGGAGTTGTTGGCCAATATCAATGGGGTCGCGGATGCGAAGAGCGCCGTGGCTATGGGGGGATCTGGAATTGGTTTGTATCGTACTGAGTACCTCTACCTCACCCATGCAAGCGTGCCTGGCGAAGAGGAGCAACTTGAGATCTACCGCGAGGTGGTGGCAGCCAGCCCAAGTGGTTCTGCAACGATTCGGACTTTAGATATTGGTGGGGACAAGACGGTCCCCTTCTTGGGGCGAGAAAAACAAGAGGCGAATCCATTTATGGGGTGGCGAAGCATTCGCCTCTCCTTTGAGCATCCCAATTTTTTCCTAACGCAAATTCGGGCTATCCTACGAGCGGCAGCACCCGACAAGCCTGGGGATCCTCCCAAGGCGCAAATCCTGTTTCCGATGGTGACCAATCTCGAAGAATTGCGACGTTTGCGAGCGATCGTGCGCCGAGCCGAGCAGCAATTACTCAACGACGGAAAGGTCTTTGGTAAAGCGCCATTCGGAATGATGCTGGAGGTTCCGGCCGCCGCCGTCATGATCGATGAACTGGTCAAGTCGGTCGATTTTGTGTCGATTGGCTCCAATGACTTAGTGCAGTATCTCATGGCTGCCGACCGCGATAATCCCAAAGTAAGCCATCTGTGCCAGCCGCTCTCCCCTGCGGTGTTGCGGGTGCTGGCTGCAGTGGTCCGCAGTTGCAATCAGGCTGGACGGCCGGTCACGCTATGCGGGGAAATGGCGGGACAGCCTCAGGCGTTTGCTGTGCTGTTGGGCATGGGGTTGCGACGGTTTAGCATGAGTCCTGCCTTCATTCCCTCGATCAAAGAGCTCGCTTCGCATCTTTCAATTTCTACCGCAGAAAGACTGTTGCACAACGCGCTGAAGCTTTCGACCACTCGGCAGATTCGAAGCATGCTCAACAAGGAACTGGCAGCGTTGGCTCCCAACCTGCGTCCGATTCTAATGCAGTAGCTTGCGTGGGAATCTCGCTGGCCTTGTGGCACCGCCAATGCGCTGCCTGTCTCCTCTTCACTTTTTGTGAGGAGTGTTCCGTGCCCACCGGAATCTTTCGGCGCTGTGTCAGAAGGGGTTGCGCCGCGTCGCAGTGCTTCGTGCAGTGCGTTCTGTGCAGTGCGATGAGCCGCCCTCCGTGGGCTGGCAGCGGGGCTGGGGTTTCGTCTGAGCGAAAATGACGAACGGACGAAGTATTAGGGTTAGCACCCACTCCGTCCGTTCCACAATTTTCGGCAACGCTCGCATCGAGGGGCTCTACCCCTCAATGCGCATCATTTCCTCTTTGGACTAACGCGAGCCAAACACGACGATCTGGTTAAGGTGGAAAATGCCCTTACCATCCAAGCCCACTTTCAGGTATTTACCTCGCGTGCCGGCTGGCAAATCGATCGAGTACTCGCCCGCAGGCATCTCGCTTTTCCAGACCTGTTTCCAGGCCTTGCCATCGTCCGATACCCAGACCGCTAAATCCTTGGCGCGTTCGTAGAACTGTGGATTGCGGCGATTCTGAATGTCGATGTGACGAATTTCTGCAGGCGCGGACAGGCGGATGCCGATGGCTGGCGACTGCGTGTCCTGGTTGGGAGAGTGGAACGCGAACTCGCGCTGATTGGGATCAACAGCGCTTAGGACTAGGTTGGAGTACTTCGTCCAATTGGTGGAAAAATTAGCCCCCAATTGCAGTTGAGCATCACGTGAGATCTCAATGAATTCACCATGCTTGCGAAGTTCGCCGACATCTGCGGCTCCCGTTTCAATCCAGCCATCCTCGTGGACGACGTATTGATTCTGATCGCTGAGGTATTCGATCAGGTCGAGAAACTCGCTCGGAGCGATGGTCTTCACCAGCCCCTCGGGCATGGAGCTGGCTTTCATCTCCTTGCGAATTTCAATGTCTTCCTTGGCGATCGTTTCCTCTTTGCCCTTACCGTCTCCGGTTGCGACTCCGAGAGTCAAGGAATCTTCCGTTTCGCTAAGGATGAAGCCGGAGATGACTTCACCGTCAATCGTCAGGAGCTGCACCGTTTCATAGCCTTTCGCGATGGTGTCATTGGGCCATAGAACGTTGCGGATAATGTGTTCGCGGCTATAGCGTGCACCAACGTCGTCTAGGCGAGGGCCAAATGCCTTGCCTTTGTCGCCTATTTGGTGGCAAGCCGCGCAGACGCGATCGAATACCACGGAACCGCGCTTGCTATCTCCACCGCGGATACCACTCAAAGTACGAATCGCCGCTTCACGTCGTCGTTGGGATAGTTCGGTGTCTTCGGCTTCCTTGAGTGGCTTGACGGCTTGCCCTCCGGGACCGGTCGAGAGTTTGTAGTCTTGATAAAACTGCTTAACCTCTTCACCGGAATTGGCGAGAAAGGTGCCTTGGTCTTCAGCCGCATCAATGGAGGGCTTGAGAGCTTGCAGCGTATGCTCCAGCGTGTAATCGATCCAGTAATCGGTCGGCATCGCCAAGACTTGCAGGGCCACTTCTGCCGATTCCGAGGTGGGGATGTAGCTCAGGCCGCGAATGGTCTCTAAGCGGACACGTGGGTGTTCGTCGCGGATTGCACGCTTGAACAGGTCCAATGCGGCTGGGTAGCGTTCAATCTCATTGCCCACCGAGTGCACAGCCGCTGCACGTGCGTGGAAATCGGAGGAAGACATGATGCGGTCGATCAATGTCGGATCGAGCTGTCGGAAACTCTCTTGCAGCCACATCGCTTCGCAAAGTTGGTTTGCCGAGGTGTTCGGATCTTGGATCCATTGCTTGACGGCACTCAGGACTTCCGAAGATTCGCGAGCACGTAATTCGCGTCGAGCGCGGTAGCGGGTGCGAGTTTCGTAGGCGGTCAGCTGTTCCAACAATTCCTCGATGGACTTACCGGCTTGCAGAGTGGGCTCAAGCAGCGGTTTGTCTTTGTAGACCATGCGATAGAGGCGACCGTGTTGGTGGTCGCGATTCGGATCGCGTTGGGAGTATTGCATGTGCCCGATGAGTGCGTTGCACCAATCGCCAAACCACAAGGCGCCGTCGGGGCCAATTTGTGGATCTACGGGGCGGAAAAACATGTCGGTTGAGCTGAGGAGGTCGTCGACTCGCTGGCCTGCAAAGCCCGCGGTGTCGGCTTCATCCCCCACGTCGAAGCGTGGCATACCGTGCATATTAATAACGCAGGCATAGATAAACTGACCTTGGACGCTGTCCGGGAAATGGCGACTGTACAGGAAGTCGTTGCCCACGGCAGGACGCATGCCTTCGTTGTCGAAAATTGGTCTCAATGTCTTCCGTGAGGGAACAGCAAAGCCCGACAGAGGGCTGGTCCAATGTTGTTGGGCGTTGGTGCCGTCGCCGATGATTCCCATACCCCAGCGATCGAAGACCATGCACCACGGATTGCCGTAGCCGGGGGTGCGGAAGTGGCGGAATTTCCAAGATTGTGGATCGAACACGTAGGCTCCCGAGGGGCCCTTATTGCGGAACGGTCCCCAAGGTGTCTCGAGGGTAGTGGACATGGAGACCCCTTCGAGCATGTAGAGGAGTCCTCCGTGCGACCACTCCCAGGCACCCATGGCGTGGTGAGTGTCATCGGTGGCAATGCCATCGATCAAGTAGTTGACCTCGTCTGCTTGATCATCGCCGTCGGTATCCCGCAAGAAGATGATGCGAGGCTCATCCACGACGAGGACCCCGTCCTCATGGAATTCGAATCCGGTAGGGCAAATGAGGCGGTCGTAGAAGGTCTTGCATACATCGGCGCGGCCATCTTTGTCGGTGTCTTCGAAGATCAAGATTTTATCGCCCGGCTTAGCGGAGCCAGGCAGCCATTGTGGATAGTTCACCATGCAGGAGACCCACAGGCGGCCTTGGGTGTCGAAGGTCATTTGCGTTGGGTTCGAGAACTCTGGGAAGTCCGCTTCGGAAGCAAAGAGTTGAATTTCAAACCCTTCCGGAACGTTCATTTGAGCCATCGACTCTTCCGGGGTCGGATACTCCAGGGTTTTGGGCTCCCGCCATTTGCGGAAGCCTTCGTCACGGGTGCCGAACATCGTTTCTGGAATAAAGACCTCACCGGTTTCCGAATCGTCGGGGATCTCGGGGACGTCTTTGCCTTCCGCTAGATCCCAGATGTAGCGATCGCGTACGGCCACCATCTTGCGAATCTTTTGGTACTCGCCAGGGAAGGTCTCGGTGTCCCAAGTGCGGCGGCCGCCGTAGACGTACCAACCGTTGAGCATCCGATAATCTTGGAGGTGCAACCACGATTTGTCGTTGACTGCCTCACGGATTCGGTGGAATGTCGAGACATCCATGCCGACGGGATGAGGTGTTTGGAACAGTTGTTTGTCGAGTTCGGCGGCAATCAAACGATCCCCCTGTTCGTTGGAATGCACGCCATTGATGGTGTATTGAGCACCGGCCTCCTCTGCGAAGGCGACCTTGGTCGGCTGGAACAATTCGATATAGGGCAGGTCGAGCTGTTGAGCTAAGTCACGAACGGCAGCGGAGTATTTTTCGAGTGAGCGATTGTTGCTCTCTCCATCGGGCAAGGTGGCTTTGTCAGTCGCTTCGAAGGCGATGGGGCTGACGAGAATGAAACGCGCCTCGCGGCCCGCCTTGGAGTACTTCTGCTTGTAGCGTTCAATCCACTGACCGTATTGGGTTTGGAATTGCTCAATCTCGCTAGCTGAATCACCGCGAAAGTGTTCATTGAAGCCGAAGAAGCAGAGGAAGAGTTCTGGTCCGAACTCGTCCATTGGATTGTCAATTTCCGTGTAATTGTCCGGCCGCTGTTGGTTGCCCACCTCATCTGCGGGCCAGCCAAAATTGCGGACGATCAATTCCTTTTCAGGAAACCGAGTGTGTAAGAGGGACTCAAAGTATCCGAACAGATTCATGCGTTCTGCCAGCGAGCCACCCACGAAGGCGATCCGTTCTTGATCACGGAACTCAAAGGGCAAAGAGCTGGAGGACGACGGGCTATCCGATGCTGTTTCCACGAATTTCCAGGCAGGCGAATTGGCGGGGTCGACAGCCACAGTCGCTTTGCCCAAGCCGAAATCGGCAGGTTGCAAGTCTCGCTTTTCCCAGTAGTTGGCTGGTTCGCGAATGAATCCATAGAAGCTCGGGTCGAATGGGTCGACGAAAGCGACGTTCGAATGGGCTGGGACGTCGCGGCCGGTCAGATGCAAAGCTGCGTTCACGACTAAACGTCTGAGGTCCTCGTCGGCGAAATCGACTGCCGCACCACCGGTCGCGCAGAATGCATTCCCCTGCCCGCTACCGTTGGGCTTCTGGTAGGAGTGGAGCCATGCGAAGGCTTGCATGGGATCGTTCTTGGCGCCTTCCACGTTGGGGGATCGAGGGTCCAGTGATTCGGTAACTGCAGCCCTGAGAAGAATTTGATCATCGTCGGTTAGATGTTTGACTCCGTAGACATCCGATGGGCAAAAGATTTCTCCCACGCCCCTGAGGATTGGATGGTTGGCTTGGCCTTTTTCCACCACGCTTCGAGCCCCCTCGACCTTGTGCTTGCCATGGTGATTGACCCATGTTTCCCCTAAAACTTGCAGCCCAAAGTCTGCGAACGGAATTCCGCCGAAGGAACCTTTTCCGTTAAAGGCATGCGTGGCGGTGCGGATGCCGAGGACCGGCTTGCCCTCGTTGAGGTATTGTGTAACGAACTGACTACCTTTCGCATCGGGCGTTCTGAATCGCGTGCCGATAATCATCAGATCGGCATCCTGCAGTGCGTCCAGTCCCTTGAGACCCGTCGAATTGTTGGGGTCGATATAACTGACGTTGTCCTCCGACATCGAGAACAATACCGTGCATTTGAAACCATGATGCTGGCTGAGGATCTTACCCAGCATCGGCATGGTCTCCTCCGTTCGATACTCTTCGTCTCCTGCGATCAGGACCACGTGCTTGGGGTGGTCCGCTCCGTTGCCCGGATTGAATACTATGCGATCTTCAGCTGCCATCGCTGATGGAATCGAGAGGCAGCTCAATACTAAGCTGCATAGAGGGATCATGATTCTCATGGGGGACTCATTGTGGACGAGTGCATGGTGGGACGCTACGGCGTAGGTGCGTCAGCAGTTCTGCCTGACATGATACACGATTTGACAGGTGAGATCAGCAGGATGTTGAGGCAATGTGTTCCACGATTCTTAGCGCTCAGCCTGTCGGCAGAGCGGCTGGCAGAGTGATTCTAGTATTCAACGTGGAGAAGTAGTGCTGCTAATTGCCTTGCCGCAGCAACCATTCTCCCTTGCTCGCGCAGCGGGTGGCTATGTCAACAAGCCGTCACCCGCCGAGTTGGGTATTGCGAGTGGCCTGCTAGCCGTCGACTGCTCGTTTGTTGGGCTAGATTTTACTGGGCTGATTTTGGGACGCGTTGGGGGCGTGCCTGTGGGTTTTTGGGAATACCGTCGACCGCTTCGAGGTAGGCTAGTCGCCTTTGGACTTCCTGGCTCTCCAACGCTTGGGGTAGAAGATTCCGAGCCGAGATATCGAAGTCGTATCCCGGTTCGCCATCGCGTAACAGTACTACGGTGTTGAGGATCAAGTTAGCTTCGATGGGGGACTTGCTCTGGCCGAGGCATTCCAGCAATACGCTTTGAGGATCCGACACGCCGATAAGCCCCAGGAACTCGGCAGCACGGACGCGCACGAGTCGGTTGTCGTCGTTTTGTGCAAGCTGTTGGGCAATAGGAGCGAGACTGGCGGCGCTCTTGCCGTGCGAGCTGCACGCGATGATTGCCCAGTAGCGGGCAATTGGATCGCGGGAAGCGAGGGCCCGCTCCAGATCGGATTCAATGTCACGAAACTTGGCTAAGCTAAGATCTGCGATGGCGACATATTCGGCAATTTCTGAAGCGTGCTGCGTGCCGAATTGCGTTGGATTGGCGGCGGCGTGTTCGGCCAAATAGCTCTCCGGGTAGAAGCTCAGGTCGGGCAGTGATTTGACTTTCGATTGCAATCGGTCTCGCATTCGCTGCAGCACGGTAGCGTAGGCGGGGTCGTTGGCCAGATTGTGAACTTCATGGGGATCCGCTTCGACGTCGAATAGCATTTCTGACGGTCGAGTGCGGAAGAATTGGCTCTGCGTTTCGTTGAGCTTTCCGGCCTGGAATTGTTCTCGCCATTGGCGGTAGGCAAGCATGATATAGCGGTAGTTGTTTTGCAAACCGTCGAAATTGAACGGTTGGTAGCTGCGAATGTAGTCGTATTTCCCGACTCGGAGGGAGCGAACGAAATCGTATTTTTCATCGAAACGGTCGGCATAGCCAAAGGCTTCATCACGTGCATCGACCGCGGAAGCAGTGACGCCCAGCCCGAGGAATGGCTGGCCATCAATGCCGGTGGGAACGGGGACTCCAGCCAGGTTGAGCGTGGTGGCTCCCATATCAATGAATTGCACGAAGCCTGGAACCTGGGAGTCGGCCGGCCAGGGGGAAAGGTGTTTGAAATTCTCAGGGATGCGTACGACCAGGGGGACGTGCAATCCGTTGTTGTAGGCGTAGCCCTTTCCGCGTGGGAGGACACCGCCGTGGTCGCCGAAGTAGAAGATGAATGTGTCTTCCAGCAATTCGTCCTGATCGAGTTGATCGACAACTGCCCCGATTTGTTGGTCTACAGTTTGAATGTTGTCCAGATACTTGGCGACCGTGAAGCGAAAGAGCTCGGTGTCTGGATGGTAAGGGGCGATAGAGACAGTGGTCGGATCGTGGATCGTTTTCTGTCGCTCGAAGTCCTGCTGAGAAAAGTGGAGCGAGCTCTCGTGCGTGGCCCCAAAACTTTGCATGTGAAAGAAGGACTGCCCTGCCCTGCGGCCTCGCCAGTTTGCACTCTTCGAAGACTCATCCCAAGTGCCTCGAGTCTCCGTTGCGTTATAATCCTTCTTGCTATTGTTGGTCGTGTAGTACCCCGCTGCTCGGAGGTAAGCCGGAAACATCTCAACCCCAGGTGGCATGGGGGCTTCGAATTCGCGACGGTGGAACTGTGTGCCAATTCGGGGGCCGTAACAGCCGGTCATTAAGGTCGTTCTGGCAACCGAGCAGACGGGAGCATTGGAGTACGCATTCTTGAAAAGCAGGCCGTCACTGGCCAATTGTGCAATGCGTGGTGCCTCCGCTCCATGCGCGTCGTAGAGTCGTAGGTATTCAGCGGAATTGTCTTCCGAGATCAACCATACAACGTTGGGGCGTTCTGCGGCTTGCAAACGCGACCCGAGTGAATCGAGCAGCACAATGCCGGCCGTGGCGAGTAAGACGCAAGCGTGGACGATTGAGGAATGCATGATCGGGTTCACTTTGCGAGAAGGGCCAGTGGTAGAAATGTTGCCTCCCCTGCTCTGCTCTGCACGGTAGGCGTGCGATTGAGCGAGCCGATTGGGCACTAGGTGGCTGTCGGTGTAGTCGGTTCTCGCGCAATCGCAATGCTGTTCAGCGCGCTGGAGGGGCAGCGCGTCCGGCGCTATGCTGCCGTGGTCGGTGGAGTGCTGAAGGCACGCGGCTCATCGGTTTCAGAGCGCAACCTGTTTGACCGTGAAGGGAGCACCTCCATCGACCGGTAGCGGCAACCATCTATCCTTGCTCACAGGGCGGACAGCAATTTCAACAAGCCATCGCGCGGCGGGGGACTGTTTTAGCAAGCCGCCCTGCGGCGGGTAGCAGCTTCGACAAGCTGCCACCACGCTGCGGCTGATTCTGCAAGCTGGGCTGCAGCGATTATTCGTTCTCGTCGGTTTGGCTATCCGAGTCGATGGAGTCGTCCTCTGGAGGCGTTTGCATTTCTGGTTCGGACGCCGCGCTGGTATCGCTATCGCTATCGGGCAGTTCTACGGGGACCTCGCCAGCGGGAGCAGGGGCGCCGGAGATGGCGACTTCCTCCTCGTCCACGACATCCTCCTTGGGCACTTTGACGATAGCGGTCAGGGTGTCTCCCTCGTCCACGTTCATGATGCGGACACCTTGCGTGTTGCGACCGATGATATTGATCTCATTGGCTGCGACGCGTTGGATTTTACCTAGCGAGGTCATCATGAGGAGTTCATCGTCGTCGGTCACGGGAACGATACCGATCACCGGTCCGTTTCGCTTGCTGGCTTTGATGTCCATCAGGCCACCGCCACCACGTCGTTGGGTACGATAGGATTGGCTGGAGTTTGGAGAGTCCTCGCCATCGGCCTCTGGTGCTTCTGCCGTCTCAGCGGTGGCGGTGACTTCGCCATCGACCGTTTCTGCGTCGTCGACCACGGCTAGCTTCTCGCCAGCTCCAAACCAAGTCCGCTTGCCGTAGCCTTGTTCGCAAACCGTCAGTAGCGTTGCTTCTGGGTTGGTGACCACCATGCCTACAACGGAATCTTCTTTTTTCAGGCGAATGCCTTTGACTCCGGAGGTGTTGCGTCCCATTGAGCGGGCGTCGGATTCGGAAAAGCGAATTGCCTTGCCGCCTGCGGTAGCCATTAGGACTTGGTCATCGGGACCGACCACCACGACATCGACCAATTCGTCATCGTCCTTGAGCTTGATGGCGATGATGCCGCCTCGCTTGGGACGGGAGTAGGCGTCGAGTGGGGTTTTCTTCACCAGCCCCTTCTTGGTGGCCATCATCAAGAAGTGTCCGGGGAGGTCAAAGTCGCGAATGGCTACGCATTCTGTGATCGTTTCGTCAGCCGCCAAATTGAGCAAGTTTACAATTGCCCGCCCACGACTTTCACGGCTCAGTTGTGGGATGTCGTAAACCTTTTGCCAGTAGACTTTTCCTTGGCTGGTAAAGAACAGCAGGTAGGCGTGTGTGCTGGCCACAAACAAGTGTTCGATAGGATCTTCGTCCTCGACCTTGGC
Coding sequences within it:
- the ptsP gene encoding phosphoenolpyruvate--protein phosphotransferase — its product is MRKGIAVSPGVTIGTAYCIHEVFVDPARATLQPHEVAGEIARFESARKRSIQDLRLLQQKVEQQVGKDAAAIFAVHESILHDATVVGKVRAWISDERLSAQASLARLLEHYRELLHRSDDEYLRDRLADIRDVVERLTGYLSDALTKDSGFFSGPIIVVADELLPSQVVMLGDSTVHGIVTQAGSQTSHAAIIARSRGIPAVSGVAGVLRQTKTGDVIIVDGREGHVIVNPDPEVLTAYRKLEREFFDLRDQLADNRDLPARTKDGQALELLANINGVADAKSAVAMGGSGIGLYRTEYLYLTHASVPGEEEQLEIYREVVAASPSGSATIRTLDIGGDKTVPFLGREKQEANPFMGWRSIRLSFEHPNFFLTQIRAILRAAAPDKPGDPPKAQILFPMVTNLEELRRLRAIVRRAEQQLLNDGKVFGKAPFGMMLEVPAAAVMIDELVKSVDFVSIGSNDLVQYLMAADRDNPKVSHLCQPLSPAVLRVLAAVVRSCNQAGRPVTLCGEMAGQPQAFAVLLGMGLRRFSMSPAFIPSIKELASHLSISTAERLLHNALKLSTTRQIRSMLNKELAALAPNLRPILMQ
- a CDS encoding PVC-type heme-binding CxxCH protein — its product is MRIMIPLCSLVLSCLSIPSAMAAEDRIVFNPGNGADHPKHVVLIAGDEEYRTEETMPMLGKILSQHHGFKCTVLFSMSEDNVSYIDPNNSTGLKGLDALQDADLMIIGTRFRTPDAKGSQFVTQYLNEGKPVLGIRTATHAFNGKGSFGGIPFADFGLQVLGETWVNHHGKHKVEGARSVVEKGQANHPILRGVGEIFCPSDVYGVKHLTDDDQILLRAAVTESLDPRSPNVEGAKNDPMQAFAWLHSYQKPNGSGQGNAFCATGGAAVDFADEDLRRLVVNAALHLTGRDVPAHSNVAFVDPFDPSFYGFIREPANYWEKRDLQPADFGLGKATVAVDPANSPAWKFVETASDSPSSSSSLPFEFRDQERIAFVGGSLAERMNLFGYFESLLHTRFPEKELIVRNFGWPADEVGNQQRPDNYTEIDNPMDEFGPELFLCFFGFNEHFRGDSASEIEQFQTQYGQWIERYKQKYSKAGREARFILVSPIAFEATDKATLPDGESNNRSLEKYSAAVRDLAQQLDLPYIELFQPTKVAFAEEAGAQYTINGVHSNEQGDRLIAAELDKQLFQTPHPVGMDVSTFHRIREAVNDKSWLHLQDYRMLNGWYVYGGRRTWDTETFPGEYQKIRKMVAVRDRYIWDLAEGKDVPEIPDDSETGEVFIPETMFGTRDEGFRKWREPKTLEYPTPEESMAQMNVPEGFEIQLFASEADFPEFSNPTQMTFDTQGRLWVSCMVNYPQWLPGSAKPGDKILIFEDTDKDGRADVCKTFYDRLICPTGFEFHEDGVLVVDEPRIIFLRDTDGDDQADEVNYLIDGIATDDTHHAMGAWEWSHGGLLYMLEGVSMSTTLETPWGPFRNKGPSGAYVFDPQSWKFRHFRTPGYGNPWCMVFDRWGMGIIGDGTNAQQHWTSPLSGFAVPSRKTLRPIFDNEGMRPAVGNDFLYSRHFPDSVQGQFIYACVINMHGMPRFDVGDEADTAGFAGQRVDDLLSSTDMFFRPVDPQIGPDGALWFGDWCNALIGHMQYSQRDPNRDHQHGRLYRMVYKDKPLLEPTLQAGKSIEELLEQLTAYETRTRYRARRELRARESSEVLSAVKQWIQDPNTSANQLCEAMWLQESFRQLDPTLIDRIMSSSDFHARAAAVHSVGNEIERYPAALDLFKRAIRDEHPRVRLETIRGLSYIPTSESAEVALQVLAMPTDYWIDYTLEHTLQALKPSIDAAEDQGTFLANSGEEVKQFYQDYKLSTGPGGQAVKPLKEAEDTELSQRRREAAIRTLSGIRGGDSKRGSVVFDRVCAACHQIGDKGKAFGPRLDDVGARYSREHIIRNVLWPNDTIAKGYETVQLLTIDGEVISGFILSETEDSLTLGVATGDGKGKEETIAKEDIEIRKEMKASSMPEGLVKTIAPSEFLDLIEYLSDQNQYVVHEDGWIETGAADVGELRKHGEFIEISRDAQLQLGANFSTNWTKYSNLVLSAVDPNQREFAFHSPNQDTQSPAIGIRLSAPAEIRHIDIQNRRNPQFYERAKDLAVWVSDDGKAWKQVWKSEMPAGEYSIDLPAGTRGKYLKVGLDGKGIFHLNQIVVFGSR
- a CDS encoding sulfatase-like hydrolase/transferase produces the protein MHSSIVHACVLLATAGIVLLDSLGSRLQAAERPNVVWLISEDNSAEYLRLYDAHGAEAPRIAQLASDGLLFKNAYSNAPVCSVARTTLMTGCYGPRIGTQFHRREFEAPMPPGVEMFPAYLRAAGYYTTNNSKKDYNATETRGTWDESSKSANWRGRRAGQSFFHMQSFGATHESSLHFSQQDFERQKTIHDPTTVSIAPYHPDTELFRFTVAKYLDNIQTVDQQIGAVVDQLDQDELLEDTFIFYFGDHGGVLPRGKGYAYNNGLHVPLVVRIPENFKHLSPWPADSQVPGFVQFIDMGATTLNLAGVPVPTGIDGQPFLGLGVTASAVDARDEAFGYADRFDEKYDFVRSLRVGKYDYIRSYQPFNFDGLQNNYRYIMLAYRQWREQFQAGKLNETQSQFFRTRPSEMLFDVEADPHEVHNLANDPAYATVLQRMRDRLQSKVKSLPDLSFYPESYLAEHAAANPTQFGTQHASEIAEYVAIADLSLAKFRDIESDLERALASRDPIARYWAIIACSSHGKSAASLAPIAQQLAQNDDNRLVRVRAAEFLGLIGVSDPQSVLLECLGQSKSPIEANLILNTVVLLRDGEPGYDFDISARNLLPQALESQEVQRRLAYLEAVDGIPKNPQARPQRVPKSAQ